A region of the Melitaea cinxia chromosome 1, ilMelCinx1.1, whole genome shotgun sequence genome:
ttacattgtttagtaatatttctattatatatttctattatttctttatttatatttctcaaACCATCCTAAGTTTAGTTTTCTTTTACTCTCAAACTCTTAATTAATATAGCAACTCTTTAGCTGTTAATTGTAAAAACTTCTAAATGGCTTTTAGTCTAAATggcttttagtttttaattctattcttaatttgttatgtatagctgtaagtttttctggataaataaaataaataaataatattgcttaatcttattaaaatatgaatgtgAAAGTTTTTGAGGGTGgatgtgtgtatgtttgttactctttcacacaAACAGTACTGGagcgattttaataaaacttggtacacataggctactttttatttaaaattcccaTGGGATCAGATATTACACGGGTGTAACCTGGTGATGCCGCTAGCATTAAATATTCACATTTAACTTTCATTTACAGTAGACATGagtaattgttacatttaactatcatattatattagttaCTGATTGTAATTTTTGACATATTTAACGAAGAAGTATTTTTGTCTAAAAtcaatattagaaaacaattacaaaatgaatatattatttggTCTCGAGGCAAACTTAACATACTcttaaattatatcaatatcTTGACTTTTTAAAACGCGTTAATATCAGGTATTTTTCTAGTAAGTTAACAATAgctttatcataattatacataatgAAGATAATGTAGTTTACCTTTGGGCTTAATCTGTTGATATTTCAAATTGACCTGGTAAAGAACGCTATTGGAAAATTTGATGTTTAGTCAGTCTATTGTACTTTTTCCCAGTAAGGTATAATAAACCATGTCTTTACGACATTTTCATTTCACCGTTAAAAACTAAAAGGTAGATTCATAGCAACAAATGTTTACAAGTATACCTGATTTCTTCATCGGTGTGAAGATGCTCTTCATAAAatgatttgattttttcttCATAATTTGGAAGGCACTCTTTTGAGCAGACTATTTCATCTTCATATGTATAGCCTCtgtctttctttattttatccAAAACGCCATCACTGTTGTATGTGTTCACATTAATCTGAAATattagattagttttttttagattaGTTACGTTTTTTTCATTCGaaattaatatactaaaaattattttaatttataataactaaaaattaatatttttttatacactgGTTTAATTAGATTAGTAgtactttacaaatatttgtaattttttttctagtattgtttgtagaaataaaaaaaaatctttctttgctaaataataaaaaaaaaaatgttgtaatatttgtgtatattttgaataaatatgatattacaaaataatatcgtGACTATTCAACTTTTATGAATTCTTTACATTTTGTAAAGAATGCATGATTTGTCTACAAGATGTACGCGACCTCAGGGCCTAAATAGTGATAAATACAAGAAAAACGAtaagcaattaataaaaaacgtttTACAAAACGCAGAAACTTACGCTAAAATATTCCACTCCAGTTTTCTTATACAAATCCTCGAGAGATACAAATTCTGGTGGATTCCTATGATGTTCTAAGCGTTGATCGCTTAAATCATTATCCATATACCAAGCTTTAACCATTTTTATGTACGAAAGCTACTGtaaacttaaaagaaaaagCGTAAATTCGTAAAACGTCTAAATAACAACACTACAACCAAGTAAATGCTACCAgctgtattaattattataaatgtcaatgtcaatgtagaattttttttactaattttagcaTCTTAGGTGTGTTACTATACAGCCTAGTCTTAAATCTGTggttacttaataaatattgttttaattttgttttataattatatgggtgtaacgatttttatgattcttgttTAAATTGGAAGCTGGCGCTGTATATACGATCTTGTTCATATTGATTgaacgagtactttttgagttatctcttgTAATGTATATTTCATTGACTGTTTTATAGACTACCTACATCCtaatactcgtcgatgtaattgaagttgatttttttttcattttcaagcaaatacaattatttaaattgatgaATAATGTGGACTCGGATAGAaacgtttaaaaaatatcttggTAAGCATCATCGACACAATTGATGCTTCACAATCAGTCCcgaatataaaagtatttcCTGTAAACTCTTATGTACATAGTTACGTACATGGTACACAAAATTAGTCAAAAATAAAGATTTCActgaaaatacattaaaaaatcatgagtCAGAGTCAGATAAATAGATTTTGATATTGTTGATATAAGACTGTCCCTAGAGTACCTACGTCCTAATaaatctaatttataaaattctcgtgtcgcggtgtttgtagttaaactccccTCATTTCTCATTAATCCAattctcattaaattttgtgGACATATTGGGtatgtctgagaatcgaacaacatctatttttcaccccccttaatgttaagggtagtcaacccctatttttttttaatttttaatttttttttttatgatacaacataaaaaaatacacacaaccctaaattttcaaccctctacgatcaatccctacattttatttgttaattataaacttaattttttttggcaagatttttattattcctttgtcatgacttagaataaaaaaaatatattattaatttttcacctctctacgatcaacccctatttttccatcgcaatttttattttttattatttttaataatttcctttaattgtgatttttgtctcaattcaatttgatcttCTGCCTTCGCCGGTCAATAACTGATCAactatcaatataataaaaatattatagataattgtttttaagtttAGATAGATATCGAGAATAGTAATTTAAGATATATTCGTTActttaataaagattaatttattaaactaaataaagcgtactttcattgtctacaacgctttcgattataagtaaatccccgtACACTTATattagatagtttattggcaaaacaacgtttgccgggtcagctagttaaatatatattttacgttaAAACTGGTCTCAAATTGGCGAAAAATTGAGCGAACATACTAATAGGAAATATTTATACGATAAAGACGTACGCAAAACTTCGTTTAtttgaagtccgttaaaatatgttattgtgtttcAGGTTAGATACActctttttatattcttttatatattttttagtcttTACTAGTGGCCAGTCCTGATTTGCCCCGTGTATGTAAAATGTCTGTAGTGAATGTGGGCATGAAATACGTacgattttaaaatactttggtAACTTTCACTTCAAggatctatttataataaaacacagttaCCAAAAAGGTAAACACCGAAATATATAAggagtaaaaaaaaaccttttagattaaaataattttaatacattagtCTAATATAACATTTTGTCTCACAACTAAATTACAGAAACCGTAACGTTGgggttattattatgtatacaaaaataatttacttgacCCGCGAAACAACTTCATACGGCATTTTAACTTAATCTAGACATTCATATTACATGTAACAATTTATACAGATTAATGAAACGTAtgacacatacatatacatagaaAATATCTGTAGAagttatagaatatatattatatacttatatatctatatatatttaagcataGAAAACAATCTGTAAACGTAATGGAATTTAAAACCTAAACATTATCTAGGGGAGAATCAATGttaataaaagatttaattatatttatattattacatacctACATTCTTACACTTTCATGGTCACTGACGCccggtttatatatataaccgACGTTAAGTATTTCAAATCGAAGGGtcaaaaataatcgttttttgaatataagaaCTGGACTTATGACTATTATTAAGATGTAAAACGGTACTTTTACG
Encoded here:
- the LOC123658095 gene encoding 1,2-dihydroxy-3-keto-5-methylthiopentene dioxygenase is translated as MVKAWYMDNDLSDQRLEHHRNPPEFVSLEDLYKKTGVEYFSINVNTYNSDGVLDKIKKDRGYTYEDEIVCSKECLPNYEEKIKSFYEEHLHTDEEIRLVLEGSGYFDVRDGKDQWIRIAVSAGDMIVIPSGIYHRFTLDTNNFIRAKRFFIGEPVWLPYNRPADDIPCRKDYLEKLEKGFVSAY